In one window of Desulfobacterales bacterium DNA:
- a CDS encoding transposase yields the protein MYVDIDTTVETLYGEQQGGRKGHNTRHRGKKGYRPVLCFIEQTREYLVGKLRKGETMSGKQTAAFIFQIKTYLPGCVQQVLLRADGEFLSWESIKALRACGFDFIIANKGCTPPFDPNTWNQPWKRKDIEYNSCVYQPTGWEAPFRFVAMRIPKEEKPSASNQPTQCLLFEDDNYTYRIFCTNLSGPAHEVVSQYDKRADVENLVGEAKREGLDAIPSAKFKNNYAFFQVVMLAYNIWRYMKLLAGQSREHEEDTEKTKPLKGIVTNTLRIARLKLLLIAAKVVKDQNRDKIKYSIHDVRTPAMMHFLNFLDRVRLKPKPWEDNSSWPQRFAVEM from the coding sequence ATTTATGTCGATATCGACACCACCGTCGAGACACTCTACGGTGAGCAGCAAGGCGGCCGCAAGGGACATAACACCAGGCATCGGGGGAAAAAGGGATACCGGCCCGTGCTTTGTTTTATAGAGCAAACCCGAGAATACCTGGTCGGCAAGCTTCGGAAAGGCGAAACGATGAGCGGCAAGCAAACTGCAGCCTTTATCTTTCAGATCAAGACCTATCTACCCGGCTGTGTTCAGCAGGTCTTGCTCCGGGCCGATGGGGAATTCCTAAGCTGGGAAAGCATCAAGGCACTGAGAGCCTGTGGTTTCGACTTCATCATTGCCAATAAGGGCTGCACCCCGCCCTTTGATCCCAATACCTGGAACCAGCCCTGGAAACGCAAGGATATCGAGTATAACAGTTGCGTATATCAACCCACCGGGTGGGAAGCACCGTTTCGCTTTGTGGCCATGCGCATACCGAAGGAGGAAAAACCATCCGCCTCAAATCAACCGACGCAATGCTTGCTGTTTGAGGACGACAATTACACGTACCGGATATTCTGTACGAACCTGTCAGGTCCGGCGCATGAAGTCGTAAGCCAGTATGACAAACGCGCGGATGTCGAGAACCTCGTCGGGGAGGCCAAGCGCGAGGGGCTGGACGCCATCCCGTCGGCCAAGTTCAAAAACAATTACGCCTTTTTTCAAGTGGTGATGCTGGCCTATAACATCTGGCGCTATATGAAACTATTGGCGGGCCAGAGCCGGGAGCATGAGGAGGATACGGAAAAAACCAAGCCTCTCAAGGGGATCGTCACCAATACGCTCCGCATCGCCCGGCTAAAGCTGTTACTGATCGCTGCAAAAGTTGTTAAGGATCAAAACCGGGATAAAATAAAGTATTCCATTCATGATGTTCGAACGCCGGCAATGATGCATTTTCTTAACTTCCTGGACAGAGTAAGGTTGAAACCAAAGCCATGGGAAGACAATAGCTCGTGGCCCCAACGGTTTGCCGTGGAGATGTGA